The following proteins are co-located in the Leptospira weilii genome:
- a CDS encoding saccharopine dehydrogenase family protein, with translation MAAKKKNWLLYGANGYSGELIARKAVERGQKPILAGRSESKIRPLAEELGLPYRIFSLGNPKEVQAQILDCFLVLHCAGPFIETALPMAEVCIEAGVHYLDITGEISVYETLHSLSSKALAKKVMLLPGVGFDVVPTDCLAVMLKEKLPKAHSLELGFSGFTDISGGTLKSMLAQLPHGSRVRRNGKIETIPQLSLKKVVEISGKYAEFFAIPWGDVFTSFISTGIPNITVYSSLPEFQTKILKLLQPTALFLKNSLILKGMQKLVELTVRGPNEEKRKKGAALLWGEAWTEANSKKVSIRMRCSEAYEFTVESALAAVAKVEKGKFQAGFTTPGKVFGSKFVLEIPGTKILP, from the coding sequence ATGGCGGCTAAGAAAAAAAACTGGCTTTTATACGGAGCAAACGGCTATAGCGGAGAATTGATCGCAAGAAAGGCTGTTGAAAGGGGGCAAAAACCTATCCTTGCGGGAAGATCCGAATCGAAGATTCGTCCTCTTGCGGAAGAACTCGGTCTCCCATACAGGATTTTTTCTTTGGGGAATCCAAAAGAAGTTCAGGCTCAAATCTTGGATTGTTTTTTGGTTTTGCATTGCGCCGGCCCTTTTATAGAAACTGCACTTCCAATGGCGGAAGTTTGTATCGAAGCCGGGGTCCACTATCTGGATATCACGGGAGAAATTTCCGTATATGAAACGCTTCATTCTCTATCTTCTAAAGCGCTTGCAAAAAAGGTAATGCTTCTTCCGGGAGTGGGCTTCGATGTCGTACCTACGGATTGTCTCGCGGTGATGCTCAAGGAAAAACTTCCCAAGGCACATTCTTTGGAACTTGGTTTTTCGGGTTTTACGGATATTTCCGGAGGAACCTTAAAAAGTATGCTCGCTCAACTTCCTCACGGAAGTAGGGTGAGGAGAAACGGAAAGATCGAAACCATTCCTCAACTGAGTTTGAAAAAGGTCGTGGAGATCAGTGGGAAATATGCGGAATTTTTTGCGATTCCCTGGGGAGACGTTTTTACTTCTTTTATCTCCACCGGAATTCCGAACATCACGGTATATTCTTCTTTGCCCGAGTTTCAAACTAAGATTTTAAAACTGTTACAACCTACGGCTTTATTTTTAAAAAACTCTCTGATTCTCAAAGGAATGCAGAAACTCGTAGAACTGACAGTTCGAGGCCCCAATGAAGAAAAAAGAAAAAAGGGGGCGGCTCTTCTTTGGGGTGAGGCTTGGACCGAAGCGAATTCGAAAAAAGTTTCGATTCGAATGCGTTGTTCGGAAGCCTACGAGTTTACGGTCGAATCCGCATTAGCGGCCGTTGCCAAAGTGGAGAAAGGAAAATTCCAAGCGGGTTTTACGACCCCCGGTAAAGTATTCGGTTCCAAATTCGTATTAGAAATTCCAGGCACTAAGATTTTACCTTAA
- a CDS encoding TolC family protein, giving the protein MVSSQNVLRTPRGESFFKNEVRNFPKQYRNEVGAWVRFKLPIFFLGKTENRRMRGFKPGKFANTIFVFGFLGFVFPLSWIYPEVIPFEPHFVAEEKKSGPSFDEKKSPIFQEGQTQTEVEANPIPSFSGKVIDWDVEKLTEYAVSNNPLYLAEKQNMRIERGKVITASLYRNPTIQLQQQFIGVPGGGGSSGPQILGANGSQGGHMEVAPALYQDLDVYGVVSLRSKVAKKSFEAVLGEFDNFDRLFRLRLRQNYWAYIFLTNLVDYNKEFYENYSDLLELTKFRVEKGDISPLEYERLELERIQVEKFYRDALVRRQLVEKELRILSGIREAEGIFAFKTEMRFKSLEDLGLRLREITTVNRPDIAALEERVKEKKLNIDLQRREALGYVQVGGEWRIKGNEHYAGVFATVPLPLNDRGQGKVLSAKEEHKKFELALEAKKREVDEEIEASKKELLAREDLLAKYERINLLQKNKQLEQKSRIAYVRGASDQVTFLQAEKNYLTVLRDYYEVLYLYYNAVEIYKAAVGKKTERE; this is encoded by the coding sequence ATGGTATCTTCACAGAATGTTTTAAGAACTCCAAGAGGAGAATCGTTTTTTAAAAACGAAGTAAGGAATTTTCCGAAGCAATATCGGAATGAAGTTGGGGCTTGGGTTCGTTTTAAACTTCCGATTTTCTTTTTGGGGAAAACGGAAAATAGAAGAATGCGCGGGTTCAAACCTGGAAAGTTCGCGAATACAATTTTTGTTTTTGGTTTTCTCGGATTTGTTTTCCCATTGTCTTGGATTTACCCGGAAGTAATTCCTTTCGAGCCTCATTTCGTAGCGGAAGAGAAAAAATCGGGCCCCTCCTTTGACGAAAAAAAGTCTCCCATTTTTCAAGAAGGACAAACGCAAACGGAAGTTGAGGCGAATCCGATTCCTTCTTTTTCCGGAAAGGTCATAGACTGGGATGTGGAAAAACTGACGGAGTATGCGGTTTCCAACAATCCTCTTTATCTCGCGGAAAAACAAAATATGAGAATCGAAAGGGGAAAAGTGATCACAGCTTCTCTCTACAGAAATCCGACCATACAACTCCAACAGCAGTTCATCGGAGTCCCCGGAGGAGGGGGTTCGTCCGGTCCACAAATTCTCGGAGCCAACGGCTCTCAAGGAGGACATATGGAAGTGGCACCGGCGCTTTATCAGGATCTGGACGTGTACGGAGTGGTTTCGCTTCGCTCTAAGGTGGCAAAAAAATCTTTTGAAGCGGTTTTGGGAGAATTTGACAACTTCGATAGGCTTTTTCGGCTCAGGCTCAGACAGAACTATTGGGCTTATATCTTTCTTACAAATTTAGTAGATTATAATAAAGAATTTTATGAAAATTATAGCGATCTTCTGGAACTTACGAAATTTCGAGTTGAAAAGGGCGACATCTCTCCTCTCGAATACGAAAGACTCGAGTTGGAAAGAATTCAGGTCGAAAAATTCTACCGCGACGCGCTTGTTCGTAGACAGCTTGTGGAAAAAGAACTTCGAATTCTTTCCGGAATTCGGGAAGCGGAAGGAATCTTTGCGTTTAAGACGGAGATGAGATTTAAATCCTTGGAAGACTTGGGACTCAGGCTCAGAGAGATTACCACGGTCAACCGTCCCGATATCGCCGCACTCGAAGAAAGAGTCAAAGAGAAAAAGCTTAACATCGATCTCCAGAGAAGGGAAGCGCTCGGTTACGTACAAGTCGGGGGAGAATGGAGAATCAAAGGCAATGAACACTATGCGGGTGTTTTTGCGACCGTTCCTCTCCCTTTAAACGACAGAGGTCAGGGTAAGGTTCTTTCCGCAAAAGAAGAACACAAGAAATTCGAACTTGCACTCGAGGCAAAAAAAAGAGAAGTCGACGAAGAGATTGAGGCTTCCAAGAAGGAACTTCTTGCGAGAGAGGATCTTCTTGCAAAGTACGAAAGAATTAATCTGTTGCAAAAGAACAAACAGTTGGAGCAAAAATCCAGAATAGCGTATGTCCGCGGCGCGTCCGACCAGGTAACCTTTCTCCAAGCCGAGAAAAATTATCTTACGGTTCTCAGAGATTATTACGAAGTGTTGTACCTCTATTACAACGCGGTCGAAATATATAAGGCGGCGGTCGGAAAAAAAACGGAGAGGGAATAA
- a CDS encoding efflux RND transporter periplasmic adaptor subunit produces MRMIIRRYKIILVLLAALSAGYFGYRKFFFKKPEEKRQTVVDKNRFTVSEEILKRHPLTFVALKEISAVDEIALPGRISYDPESMARAGSTVEGRIKKVLVREGDRVSQGSPLAILSSVVLGEVEASYVKARASLEALKLQADRAKELFDMKVTSAKDYEFANMQYKTAKIEVETTRIKLENYGLTPAEIAGIERGVYVSSNLVLRSSINGEVTERKAVQGQQVTRNEDLFTIANLTNLMVLLEVYEKDLGTISEGAEAHIYPLGDKESPGIRGEVAYVGTVLDNVKRTAKLRIMVSNRNGKLKPGQSVTAKVKGIVADTGAEPRRTVPLEAVHEIEGKSIVFLQNDDGSFEAVEVITGDTVGDEIVIKVGLKEEGARIVSKGSFILKSEYLKL; encoded by the coding sequence ATTCGTATGATCATAAGACGATACAAGATTATTCTCGTTCTTCTCGCGGCCTTAAGCGCCGGATATTTCGGATACAGAAAATTCTTCTTTAAAAAACCGGAAGAGAAAAGGCAAACCGTCGTCGATAAAAACAGATTTACCGTATCCGAAGAAATATTAAAAAGACATCCCTTGACGTTTGTCGCTCTGAAAGAAATTTCAGCGGTCGATGAGATTGCTCTTCCCGGAAGGATTTCCTACGATCCCGAAAGTATGGCGAGAGCCGGTTCGACGGTCGAAGGGAGAATCAAAAAGGTTCTCGTGAGAGAAGGGGATCGTGTGAGTCAGGGTTCTCCGCTTGCGATTCTTTCTTCCGTGGTGCTCGGGGAAGTAGAGGCTTCTTACGTGAAAGCGAGAGCTAGTCTCGAAGCGTTAAAGTTACAAGCCGATCGTGCAAAAGAACTTTTCGATATGAAGGTAACTTCCGCCAAAGATTACGAGTTTGCGAATATGCAATACAAAACGGCAAAGATCGAAGTGGAGACAACTCGGATCAAACTTGAAAACTACGGGCTTACTCCCGCGGAAATCGCTGGGATTGAAAGAGGGGTTTACGTTTCTTCCAATCTCGTTTTGAGAAGTTCGATCAACGGAGAGGTTACCGAAAGAAAAGCGGTTCAAGGTCAACAGGTCACAAGAAACGAAGATTTGTTCACCATCGCCAATCTTACCAATTTGATGGTTCTTTTGGAAGTGTATGAAAAAGATCTAGGCACGATCTCCGAAGGAGCCGAGGCGCATATCTATCCTCTGGGAGATAAGGAATCTCCCGGTATCCGCGGCGAAGTCGCATACGTAGGAACCGTTTTAGACAATGTTAAAAGAACTGCGAAATTGAGAATCATGGTTTCTAACCGAAACGGAAAATTAAAACCGGGCCAATCCGTAACCGCAAAAGTAAAGGGAATCGTCGCCGATACGGGAGCGGAACCGAGACGAACTGTTCCTCTCGAAGCCGTTCATGAAATCGAAGGAAAGTCCATCGTGTTTCTTCAGAACGATGACGGAAGTTTTGAAGCCGTCGAAGTGATCACGGGAGATACCGTGGGAGACGAGATTGTCATCAAGGTCGGTCTCAAAGAGGAGGGGGCACGGATCGTTTCGAAAGGATCCTTTATTCTCAAAAGTGAATATTTGAAACTGTAA
- a CDS encoding lipoate--protein ligase family protein, which yields MRTFAFLQNSKRSASYNLAIEEAIGLHFVSSGYGAGLRIWRNPLSIVLGLSERAEDTVLPEILNITLESEKSRTNSTASENRNSISKNPKEISGINDSDSIRGFKSRKRFDKEFPTIVRRASGGGTVVHHPEENLNFTFFVSLDVKPELYKVKESYGYFLGLVISALKRQTLSASCRGKSDLAILEQGLEKKISGNAQFRKRNAVIHHGTLILKPSLIERVSGLLKHPPEEPEYRKNRKHSDFVTSLPNDFSPLKFGQDLSHVFAESLGIFRMGSEKDLRFTKAVLKEAKRLLENKYSKMDFIFRD from the coding sequence ATGCGTACATTTGCATTCCTACAAAACTCAAAGAGATCCGCCTCTTACAATCTTGCCATTGAGGAAGCCATCGGACTTCATTTCGTATCGTCCGGTTACGGAGCGGGACTTAGAATTTGGAGAAATCCGCTTTCCATCGTGCTCGGACTTTCGGAGCGGGCGGAGGATACGGTTTTGCCGGAAATTCTAAACATAACTTTGGAATCCGAAAAGAGCCGAACAAATTCGACCGCGTCAGAAAATCGAAATTCGATTTCGAAAAACCCGAAAGAAATTTCCGGAATAAACGATTCGGATTCCATTCGGGGTTTTAAATCTAGGAAACGTTTCGACAAAGAATTTCCCACAATCGTTCGAAGAGCGAGCGGGGGAGGGACAGTCGTTCATCATCCCGAAGAAAATCTGAATTTTACTTTTTTCGTTTCCCTGGACGTAAAACCTGAACTCTACAAGGTAAAGGAATCCTACGGCTATTTTTTAGGCCTGGTAATAAGCGCGTTAAAGCGACAAACGTTAAGCGCGTCTTGTCGTGGAAAATCGGATCTTGCTATTTTGGAACAAGGCCTGGAAAAAAAAATTTCCGGAAACGCTCAGTTTCGAAAAAGAAACGCGGTTATACACCACGGTACTTTGATTTTAAAACCTTCTCTCATCGAAAGGGTTTCCGGACTGCTCAAACATCCTCCCGAGGAACCCGAATACAGAAAGAATCGAAAGCATTCCGATTTTGTGACGTCTCTTCCGAACGATTTTTCCCCCCTAAAATTTGGCCAGGATCTTTCTCATGTATTTGCCGAATCCTTGGGTATTTTCAGAATGGGCTCAGAGAAGGATCTCCGATTTACGAAAGCGGTCTTGAAAGAAGCGAAACGACTTTTGGAAAATAAGTATTCTAAGATGGATTTCATCTTCAGGGATTAA
- the glyA gene encoding serine hydroxymethyltransferase yields the protein MQFLPKADPEIFAALKKEDKRQENNLEMIASENFVSRAVLETYTSTLTNKYAEGYPGKRYYNGCHNADIVENLAIERAKKLFGAQYANVQPHSGAQANMAVFLACLEPGDSFLGMNLAHGGHLTHGSPVNVSGRIYKPIPYGVDSKTETIDYDEIAKLAREHKPKLIVAGASAYARTIDFSKFAEIAKEVGAKLMADIAHISGLVSTGYHPSPVGLFDFVTTTTHKTLRGPRGGLILSTLENEKVLNSRVFPGIQGGPLMHVIAAKAVAFKEALQPEYKKYIETVLANAKTLAEVFLKRGYRVVSGGTDNHLVLLDVSVKGLTGVQAADGLDEVGVTVNKNAIPFDKNPPAVASGIRLGTPALTTRGLKPADMEVVGNLICDFLDNPNDEKNRIRVKGGIQEITRKFPMDQFRLD from the coding sequence ATGCAGTTTCTTCCGAAAGCAGATCCAGAAATATTCGCAGCATTAAAAAAAGAGGACAAAAGACAGGAAAATAACCTGGAAATGATCGCCTCCGAAAATTTTGTTTCCAGAGCCGTTCTGGAAACCTACACTTCCACGCTCACAAACAAATACGCCGAAGGTTATCCGGGAAAAAGATACTACAACGGTTGTCATAACGCGGACATCGTGGAGAATCTCGCCATCGAAAGAGCAAAAAAACTTTTCGGTGCGCAATACGCTAACGTTCAACCTCATTCCGGAGCCCAGGCAAACATGGCGGTTTTTCTTGCTTGTTTGGAACCAGGGGATTCTTTTTTAGGAATGAATCTTGCGCACGGCGGACATTTGACCCACGGTTCTCCCGTCAACGTAAGCGGCAGAATTTATAAACCGATTCCTTACGGAGTCGATTCAAAAACGGAAACAATCGACTATGATGAGATCGCGAAACTTGCAAGGGAACACAAACCGAAATTGATCGTCGCGGGCGCTTCCGCTTACGCAAGAACCATCGACTTTTCTAAGTTTGCTGAAATTGCTAAGGAGGTAGGCGCGAAACTGATGGCGGACATTGCTCATATTTCCGGTCTTGTTTCCACGGGCTATCACCCTTCTCCGGTTGGACTTTTCGATTTTGTGACCACCACCACTCATAAAACGTTGAGAGGACCGAGAGGCGGACTCATCTTATCTACATTAGAAAATGAGAAAGTTTTAAACTCTAGGGTTTTCCCCGGAATTCAAGGCGGGCCTTTGATGCATGTGATCGCGGCCAAAGCGGTCGCGTTTAAAGAGGCTCTTCAACCGGAATATAAGAAATACATAGAAACCGTTCTTGCGAATGCGAAAACTCTCGCGGAAGTTTTTTTAAAACGAGGCTACAGAGTCGTAAGCGGCGGGACAGACAATCATTTGGTCCTTTTGGATGTTTCCGTAAAAGGACTTACCGGCGTGCAAGCGGCCGACGGATTGGACGAAGTCGGAGTGACCGTAAACAAAAACGCGATTCCTTTCGATAAGAATCCTCCCGCGGTCGCTTCGGGGATTCGTCTTGGGACTCCGGCTCTCACCACTCGAGGTCTAAAACCAGCGGATATGGAAGTGGTCGGAAATCTGATCTGCGATTTCCTGGACAATCCGAACGACGAGAAAAACAGAATCCGGGTCAAAGGCGGAATCCAAGAGATCACTCGAAAGTTTCCGATGGATCAATTCCGTTTAGATTGA
- a CDS encoding GNAT family N-acetyltransferase: MKHSYPPESVSLLGNHVELLPLRMEHCDALIRAVLDGELWKLWFTSVPSPDQMKSWIETALREQEQKQSLPFIVRRKADRKIIGSTRYMNIEKTDRRLEIGSTWYSKEFQKTFVNTECKLLLLEHAFENLNCIAVEFRTHRLNQNSRRAIERLGAVLDGILRNHRTMPNGTLRDTAVYSIISNEWPAIKSHLLFKLVSSFQT, translated from the coding sequence ATGAAACATTCCTACCCTCCCGAATCCGTTTCGCTACTAGGAAATCACGTGGAACTTCTTCCCTTAAGAATGGAACATTGCGACGCACTCATCCGAGCGGTCTTAGACGGAGAATTATGGAAACTCTGGTTTACTTCGGTTCCGTCTCCCGATCAAATGAAATCCTGGATCGAAACCGCGTTGCGAGAACAGGAGCAAAAACAAAGTCTCCCTTTCATCGTACGACGCAAAGCCGACCGAAAAATCATCGGAAGCACCCGTTATATGAATATCGAAAAAACCGATAGACGCCTCGAAATCGGTTCGACTTGGTATTCTAAGGAATTTCAAAAAACGTTCGTGAACACGGAATGTAAACTTCTTCTTTTGGAGCACGCATTCGAAAATTTGAATTGTATCGCCGTCGAATTCAGAACCCACAGACTCAATCAAAATTCAAGAAGAGCCATAGAAAGACTAGGCGCGGTTCTGGACGGAATTCTACGCAATCATAGAACGATGCCTAACGGAACGCTCAGAGATACCGCGGTTTACAGCATCATTTCGAACGAATGGCCCGCGATCAAATCGCATCTTCTATTTAAACTCGTTTCGTCTTTCCAAACCTAA